In Paraflavitalea devenefica, the following are encoded in one genomic region:
- a CDS encoding DUF4097 family beta strand repeat-containing protein, translating to MNNKKIFPFLLLAGTLLTAGSTNTQAQQTLTKEISQEVPSQKGSLIRLVSTARKVTIKPWDQAKVKVTVELVYDTAIPRKNRTDAEWFEDMGINIKPFSNRVDILTGASVSGVSSLPLKTVTVAGYRQQNPIKRKGEKGDVIVEGYRSGTPKEIIVKGFAAKPAIRVMTILVPAGCKLDLENKYGDVSIGMNVDEAKLEITNGALDAQDIKDLKLVGNYCNANLGNIEKAEVEFTNGTFRAQNINDLDMDSKSSTIEYEKGSYLYIRSQADHFSIDAIDKVDGRKVYGSIKIDQLNNSFDLEGNNVDIKFRNIGQDVSLIRINNKYGDVRLPVKNLKNYYVDFIGNYSTVFASFQKEVVKEEEKKEGEGDAAVKEAGQAVTVTRYKIGTTSAVGEVAPRHFTSANGDTKGKHTRIELTCHSCTVDFK from the coding sequence ATGAATAACAAAAAAATATTTCCGTTCCTCCTGCTGGCCGGAACCCTTCTCACGGCAGGCAGCACAAACACCCAGGCACAACAAACCCTCACCAAAGAGATCAGCCAGGAAGTGCCTTCACAAAAAGGGTCCCTCATACGGCTGGTCAGCACAGCCCGTAAAGTAACCATCAAACCCTGGGACCAGGCAAAAGTGAAAGTCACGGTAGAATTGGTCTACGACACAGCCATTCCCCGGAAAAACCGTACGGATGCAGAATGGTTTGAAGACATGGGCATCAACATTAAGCCTTTCAGCAACCGCGTAGACATCCTCACCGGCGCCAGTGTGTCCGGCGTTTCATCTCTCCCCTTAAAAACAGTCACCGTTGCCGGTTACAGACAGCAAAATCCCATTAAGCGCAAAGGGGAAAAGGGAGATGTAATAGTGGAAGGCTACCGCAGCGGCACACCGAAGGAGATCATAGTAAAAGGTTTTGCAGCAAAACCAGCCATACGCGTAATGACCATCCTGGTGCCTGCCGGTTGCAAACTGGACCTGGAAAACAAGTATGGTGATGTAAGCATCGGCATGAACGTTGATGAAGCCAAGCTGGAGATCACCAACGGCGCCCTCGACGCCCAGGACATCAAAGACCTGAAGCTCGTTGGCAACTATTGCAATGCCAACCTCGGCAACATCGAGAAAGCAGAAGTAGAATTCACCAACGGCACCTTCCGCGCACAAAACATCAATGACCTGGACATGGATTCCAAATCCTCCACCATTGAATACGAGAAAGGAAGCTATCTTTATATACGCAGCCAGGCCGATCACTTTTCCATTGACGCCATTGACAAGGTAGACGGCCGTAAAGTATATGGCAGCATCAAAATAGATCAGCTCAACAACAGCTTCGACCTTGAGGGCAATAACGTAGACATCAAATTCCGCAACATAGGTCAGGACGTATCACTCATCAGGATCAATAACAAATACGGCGATGTGCGCCTGCCTGTTAAAAACCTGAAGAATTATTATGTTGATTTTATAGGCAACTACTCTACCGTATTTGCCTCCTTCCAGAAAGAAGTGGTGAAGGAAGAAGAAAAGAAAGAAGGTGAAGGGGACGCAGCCGTTAAAGAAGCTGGACAGGCGGTCACCGTAACGCGCTATAAGATCGGCACCACCTCTGCCGTAGGGGAAGTAGCTCCCCGCCACTTTACCAGCGCCAATGGCGATACCAAAGGAAAACATACCC
- a CDS encoding RNA polymerase sigma factor, giving the protein MRKAIQGDEEAQGLLYEQFSQKMFSICVRMTGNRPDAEDILQESFITAFNSLHQLREQHLFEPWLRKIIVNECIRHVKKGIRWLPVEEEHLNDPHAEGENWLQGISFEQIHQEIKNLPGGCREVFNLYVIENYSHQQIADALEITLSTSKSQYHRARQLLKERLLKQLVRHG; this is encoded by the coding sequence GTGAGAAAAGCAATCCAGGGCGATGAGGAAGCCCAAGGCCTGCTCTATGAGCAGTTCTCACAGAAAATGTTCAGTATTTGTGTACGGATGACCGGCAACCGGCCCGATGCGGAAGACATTTTACAGGAATCATTCATCACCGCATTCAACAGCTTGCACCAGCTCAGGGAACAACACCTGTTTGAACCCTGGCTCCGTAAGATCATCGTCAATGAATGCATCCGCCATGTAAAAAAAGGTATCCGCTGGCTGCCGGTAGAAGAAGAGCACCTAAACGACCCGCATGCCGAAGGGGAGAACTGGCTACAGGGAATCAGCTTTGAGCAAATTCACCAGGAGATCAAAAACCTGCCCGGAGGCTGCCGGGAAGTATTTAACCTGTATGTGATTGAGAACTATTCGCACCAGCAAATCGCCGACGCCCTGGAAATAACCTTATCTACTTCCAAAAGTCAGTATCACCGGGCCCGGCAACTATTAAAAGAAAGGTTATTAAAACAATTGGTACGTCATGGATGA
- the lptC gene encoding LPS export ABC transporter periplasmic protein LptC: MQRPTATYFLRTAALLLGCFFVITACENDQAEVDNLFSRKVRLEEAKNIESYLSEKGIVKAKLTAPFMLRRQVDSAYMEFPKSLHVDFYDSTSRIESILDARYAKYFEYDRKILLKDSVVVINIINGDTLRTSELWWDQNKQEFYTTAPAHLNQRTGYLFARQGLRAAQNLSRKEFYQASGQTLTDDTTFLP, translated from the coding sequence ATGCAAAGGCCTACAGCAACATATTTTCTTCGCACAGCAGCTCTTCTCCTGGGCTGCTTTTTTGTTATTACCGCCTGCGAGAACGACCAGGCGGAAGTAGACAACCTGTTCAGCAGAAAGGTCAGGCTGGAGGAAGCCAAAAACATAGAAAGCTACCTGAGTGAAAAAGGCATTGTAAAAGCTAAACTCACCGCGCCTTTCATGCTCCGGCGTCAGGTCGATTCGGCTTACATGGAATTCCCCAAATCCCTGCACGTGGATTTTTATGATTCCACTTCCCGTATTGAAAGCATTCTCGATGCCCGCTATGCCAAATACTTTGAATATGACCGTAAAATATTACTCAAAGACAGCGTAGTGGTCATCAATATCATTAATGGCGACACCCTCCGCACTTCAGAATTATGGTGGGACCAGAACAAGCAGGAGTTTTATACCACCGCCCCGGCGCACCTCAATCAACGTACGGGGTACCTGTTTGCCAGGCAGGGATTAAGGGCTGCCCAAAACCTCTCCAGGAAAGAGTTTTATCAGGCGTCCGGACAAACGCTTACGGACGACACCACTTTTTTGCCGTAA
- a CDS encoding type III pantothenate kinase translates to MSQTTLCFDFGNTRLKCAVFDGNSLKELLVLENDHDDTIQQLIQQYRPAKSILSSVVNHNPGIEPLLAATTRFHKLNHTSKLPITTPVGKPEDIGADRLAMVVAAVYLFPGKNNLVVGLGTAITYNFVNKYHEFVGGSISPGMEMRFKSLHHYTAKLPLVKKDWNLSLIGYDTRTNILSGVILGMAKEIDGIIEFYDEKYTNFNVLLTGGDTPFFVYHLKNKIFADPNLIYKGLYAISEHNNV, encoded by the coding sequence TTGTCCCAAACAACACTTTGCTTTGACTTTGGCAATACCCGGTTAAAATGTGCCGTATTTGACGGAAATTCCCTGAAAGAACTACTGGTATTGGAAAATGACCATGACGACACGATACAGCAACTCATCCAGCAATACCGGCCGGCAAAATCCATTCTTTCTTCCGTGGTCAACCACAATCCCGGGATAGAACCCTTACTGGCAGCCACTACCCGTTTCCATAAACTGAACCACACTTCCAAACTGCCCATTACCACGCCTGTAGGGAAACCTGAAGACATCGGGGCCGACCGCCTGGCCATGGTAGTAGCCGCGGTGTACCTCTTTCCCGGGAAAAATAACCTGGTTGTTGGCCTGGGCACCGCCATTACCTACAATTTTGTCAACAAATACCATGAATTTGTCGGAGGCAGCATCTCCCCCGGTATGGAAATGCGGTTTAAGTCCCTCCACCACTATACAGCCAAACTTCCTCTGGTCAAAAAAGACTGGAATCTGTCTCTCATTGGCTATGATACCCGGACCAACATTTTGAGTGGAGTTATCCTTGGAATGGCCAAAGAGATCGACGGAATAATAGAATTTTATGACGAAAAATACACCAACTTTAACGTCCTCTTAACCGGGGGCGATACACCCTTTTTTGTCTATCATCTGAAAAACAAGATATTTGCAGACCCTAATTTAATCTATAAAGGCCTTTATGCCATTAGTGAGCACAACAATGTATAA
- a CDS encoding LON peptidase substrate-binding domain-containing protein, producing MTNFIPIFPLGIVVFPGEKVHLHIFEPRYKQLISECFESKKPFGIPAVVNNRLQEMGTLVQLTDIVQTYENGEMDVKTQGLKVFRILEVINAVPEKLYSGAIVNYPENEEEAANRQLMQKVINGVKELHRLLNISKDFKKPDEQLQAYDVAHHAGLSLEEEYEVLGLLKELQRQEYLKRHLQKVLPMLMEMEQLKEKVKLNGHFRNLSAFDLDIDI from the coding sequence ATGACCAATTTCATTCCGATATTTCCATTGGGCATAGTGGTGTTTCCCGGCGAAAAAGTGCACCTGCACATCTTTGAACCGCGGTATAAACAACTGATCAGTGAATGCTTTGAAAGCAAAAAGCCTTTTGGCATACCTGCTGTGGTAAACAATCGCTTACAGGAAATGGGAACCCTCGTTCAGCTTACCGATATTGTACAGACCTACGAAAACGGGGAAATGGATGTAAAAACCCAAGGCTTGAAAGTGTTCCGGATACTCGAGGTCATCAATGCCGTTCCCGAAAAACTATACAGCGGCGCTATTGTCAACTATCCTGAAAATGAAGAAGAAGCCGCTAACCGCCAGCTTATGCAGAAAGTAATCAATGGCGTAAAGGAATTACATCGCCTGCTCAACATCAGCAAAGATTTCAAAAAGCCTGACGAGCAATTACAAGCTTATGACGTTGCCCACCATGCCGGCCTATCATTGGAAGAAGAATATGAAGTATTGGGACTACTGAAAGAACTGCAACGCCAGGAATACCTCAAACGACACCTGCAGAAAGTACTCCCTATGCTCATGGAAATGGAACAGCTCAAGGAAAAAGTGAAACTCAACGGCCATTTCCGTAATCTTTCCGCCTTTGACCTGGACATAGACATATAG